The proteins below are encoded in one region of Prevotella melaninogenica ATCC 25845:
- a CDS encoding sensor histidine kinase: MKVLEDIKKYCLSRYNLSVLGAQVGIYALLVSIWSLVIMLLEHDVNAAKESMCVNAFVLFLLLIVFMANFYVLVPYLFEAKNKIKHWAFWVINLLFIVLWNHHIFSIYNADLPNAPIRIGFYQFGVMWMILNYAMVVAAIFVRYYIRHSTLRRQLREEKQKMTEAELAWLKNQLNPHFLFNTLNNIASLTQTSPNNAQKAIGQLSELLRYALYETQPKEVSLNGEIAFIKNYINLMTLRSGSNVEIKSQFIIHNTQLLIAPLVFLTPVENAFKHGISANKPSFIHISITEDNGKIVFLCENSNYPKNDTDKSGKGIGLENMYRRLELIYPDRYHIEQRITPEVYHLKIIIKP, translated from the coding sequence ATGAAGGTATTGGAGGATATAAAGAAGTATTGCCTGAGTCGCTATAACCTGTCCGTTCTTGGCGCACAGGTAGGCATTTATGCGCTCCTTGTATCTATCTGGTCATTGGTCATTATGCTGCTTGAGCACGATGTCAATGCCGCCAAGGAGTCCATGTGTGTCAATGCCTTCGTACTTTTCTTGTTACTGATTGTCTTCATGGCGAACTTCTATGTGCTGGTTCCTTATCTCTTTGAAGCAAAGAATAAGATAAAGCACTGGGCATTCTGGGTAATCAATCTGCTGTTTATCGTCCTTTGGAATCACCATATTTTCAGCATTTATAATGCCGATTTACCGAACGCACCTATACGAATAGGGTTCTATCAGTTTGGTGTGATGTGGATGATTCTCAACTATGCAATGGTCGTTGCGGCAATCTTCGTGCGTTATTATATCCGCCATAGTACGCTCAGAAGGCAACTAAGAGAGGAGAAACAAAAGATGACGGAAGCCGAATTGGCATGGCTTAAGAACCAGCTAAACCCACACTTCCTCTTCAATACGCTCAATAACATAGCCTCACTCACCCAGACAAGTCCGAATAATGCCCAAAAGGCAATCGGTCAACTGTCTGAACTCCTACGCTACGCACTCTATGAGACACAGCCTAAGGAGGTGAGTCTGAATGGTGAGATAGCCTTTATCAAGAACTATATCAATCTGATGACACTACGGTCGGGTAGTAATGTAGAGATAAAGAGCCAATTCATCATCCATAACACACAACTACTCATTGCGCCATTGGTATTCCTAACACCTGTTGAGAATGCCTTTAAGCATGGTATAAGTGCCAATAAACCATCGTTTATCCACATATCCATCACAGAAGATAATGGTAAGATTGTCTTTCTCTGTGAGAACAGTAACTATCCAAAAAACGACACCGACAAGAGTGGAAAGGGTATAGGATTAGAGAATATGTACCGCCGTTTAGAGCTGATTTACCCTGATAGGTATCACATCGAACAGCGTATAACACCAGAGGTTTACCACCTCAAGATTATTATTAAGCCATAA
- a CDS encoding 4-hydroxy-3-methylbut-2-en-1-yl diphosphate synthase has product MIDLFNFERRKTSVTHVGALNIGGENPVRVQSMTTTSTDDTEGSVAQAKRIIDAGGELVRLTTQGKREAENLKNINAQLRADNYMAPLCADVHFNANVADVAALYAEKVRINPGNYVDPARTFKKLEYTDEEYAQELQKIEDRLIPFINICKENHTAVRIGVNHGSLSDRIRNRYGDTPEGIVESCMEFLRIFRKYDFHDIVISIKSSNTVVMVRSVRLLVAEMDKEGMHYPLHLGVTEAGEGEDGRIKSAVGIGALLADGIGDTIRVSLSEEPECEIPVAKHLTWYIRRHEKHHLIPAEQYDGFDYLHPNRRETVAAGNIGGENVPVVIATRKADQATAEVSSPELPKPDYIYVQGELPEKRAKKQKYILDYDAYMNLANSGKQSLENVYPIFPVTGMPFISAINSDVKFLVLKFGTPSEEFLACLKAHPEVVVVCMTSHQNRLGDQRALAHQLMIAGVKNPIIFAQMYQHSTTEEKEESSNSQQAETTTAKEKFQLEAAADMGALMMDGLTDGIWLMNNGNLSQEDVEQTAFGILQAGRLRMVKTEYISCPGCGRTLYDLRTTIARIKEATKGMKGLKVGIMGCIVNGPGEMADADYGYVGAGPKKVSLYRKQVCVEHNIPEEEAVERLLALIKADQNKA; this is encoded by the coding sequence ATGATAGATTTATTCAACTTTGAAAGAAGGAAAACCTCTGTCACGCATGTTGGTGCACTCAACATTGGTGGAGAGAACCCTGTACGCGTACAATCAATGACAACGACTTCTACGGATGATACCGAAGGAAGTGTTGCACAAGCTAAGCGTATCATTGATGCAGGAGGAGAACTTGTACGCCTCACAACGCAGGGAAAGCGCGAAGCAGAGAACTTAAAGAATATCAATGCACAACTACGTGCAGACAATTATATGGCTCCGCTCTGTGCGGATGTTCACTTTAATGCGAATGTAGCAGACGTTGCTGCACTCTATGCAGAGAAGGTTCGTATCAATCCGGGTAACTATGTCGACCCTGCTCGTACGTTCAAAAAGCTGGAGTATACCGATGAGGAATATGCGCAAGAGCTACAGAAGATTGAGGACAGACTGATTCCTTTCATCAATATATGTAAGGAGAACCATACCGCTGTACGTATTGGTGTCAACCATGGTAGCCTCTCTGACCGTATTCGTAACCGTTATGGCGATACACCAGAAGGTATTGTAGAGAGCTGTATGGAGTTCCTCCGCATCTTCCGTAAGTATGACTTCCATGACATTGTCATCTCTATCAAATCCTCAAACACGGTTGTTATGGTTCGTTCCGTACGCCTTCTTGTGGCTGAGATGGACAAGGAAGGTATGCACTATCCGCTCCACCTTGGTGTTACCGAGGCTGGTGAAGGTGAAGACGGACGTATTAAGAGTGCCGTAGGTATTGGTGCCTTACTCGCTGATGGTATCGGTGACACGATCCGTGTATCACTGAGTGAAGAGCCAGAGTGCGAGATTCCGGTGGCTAAACACCTTACATGGTATATCCGTCGACACGAGAAACATCATCTCATCCCTGCTGAACAGTATGATGGCTTTGATTATCTCCATCCTAACCGACGTGAGACAGTGGCTGCAGGCAATATCGGTGGCGAGAATGTTCCTGTTGTTATTGCCACTCGAAAGGCTGATCAAGCAACTGCCGAGGTGTCATCACCAGAGCTACCAAAGCCCGATTATATCTATGTACAGGGTGAATTACCTGAAAAAAGGGCAAAGAAACAGAAGTATATCCTTGATTATGACGCCTATATGAATCTTGCCAACAGTGGTAAGCAGTCCTTAGAGAACGTCTATCCTATCTTCCCTGTGACGGGAATGCCTTTCATCAGTGCGATAAACAGTGATGTTAAGTTCCTCGTCTTGAAGTTCGGTACACCTTCAGAGGAGTTCCTTGCTTGTCTGAAAGCACATCCAGAGGTGGTTGTGGTATGTATGACAAGCCATCAGAACCGCCTTGGCGACCAGCGTGCATTGGCGCATCAACTGATGATAGCAGGGGTAAAGAACCCTATCATCTTCGCCCAGATGTATCAGCATTCAACTACCGAAGAGAAGGAAGAGAGCAGTAACAGCCAACAGGCTGAGACAACTACGGCTAAAGAGAAGTTCCAATTGGAGGCTGCAGCAGATATGGGTGCACTCATGATGGACGGACTTACCGATGGTATTTGGCTGATGAACAATGGCAACCTCTCACAAGAGGATGTTGAGCAAACGGCTTTCGGTATTCTTCAAGCAGGTAGATTGCGCATGGTGAAGACTGAATACATCTCTTGCCCGGGCTGTGGACGTACGCTCTACGACCTTCGTACGACGATTGCCCGCATCAAAGAAGCTACCAAGGGAATGAAAGGACTGAAGGTAGGTATCATGGGCTGTATCGTGAATGGTCCCGGTGAGATGGCTGATGCAGACTATGGATACGTGGGTGCAGGTCCTAAGAAGGTGAGCCTATACCGCAAACAGGTATGCGTTGAGCACAATATCCCAGAGGAGGAAGCGGTCGAGCGATTGCTTGCCTTAATCAAGGCAGATCAGAATAAGGCTTAA
- the purE gene encoding 5-(carboxyamino)imidazole ribonucleotide mutase: MKPLVSIIMGSTSDLPVMEKACKWLEEQEIPFEVNALSAHRTPDAVETFAKEAKGRGVKVIIAAAGMAAALPGVIAASTPLPVIGVPIKGMLDGLDALLSIVQMPPGIPVATVGVNGAQNAAILAAEMIALGDEAIAKKIDNWKASLGQKIEKANKELAELKDYKFKC; the protein is encoded by the coding sequence ATGAAGCCATTAGTTAGTATTATCATGGGTTCAACAAGCGATTTACCCGTAATGGAAAAAGCTTGTAAGTGGTTGGAAGAGCAAGAGATTCCTTTTGAAGTGAATGCACTCTCAGCTCATCGTACACCTGACGCAGTAGAGACTTTTGCCAAAGAAGCAAAAGGTCGTGGAGTAAAAGTTATCATTGCTGCGGCTGGTATGGCTGCTGCTCTACCCGGTGTTATCGCTGCTTCAACACCACTTCCAGTCATTGGCGTGCCAATTAAGGGTATGCTCGATGGTCTTGATGCCTTACTTTCTATCGTTCAGATGCCTCCTGGCATTCCAGTTGCTACTGTTGGCGTTAATGGAGCACAGAATGCTGCCATCCTTGCAGCTGAGATGATAGCACTCGGTGATGAGGCTATTGCAAAGAAGATTGACAACTGGAAGGCTTCATTAGGTCAGAAAATAGAGAAGGCTAACAAGGAGTTAGCTGAGCTAAAGGATTATAAGTTTAAGTGCTAA